TTAGTAGAATTTGGCAGTGTATCTTGTTTAAGTTAAGTGTCAATAAAATTATCAATCAAACAAAGGTTGGAtgggtggaggtggtggggaGGTGTGGTCTCGCTCGGGCGCGCCCTCTAGTGGCAGTAGTCATTTTTATTGCATCAAATAAATTTTGTTCAGTCCCCCCAGAACATTTCGTATTTAATTAATTCCTGAGCAATTTCACAAcgtatttactatttatttactgaaaaacATGTGACATTTTTAAAcgtatttactatttatttacaattGTAAATGtgctgtttcactgtttatttattatgtatttactattaatttatgcacaatattactgtttatttacttttttttttactaataatttaTACTATTTATTAAAGCACAATATCACCAGTCTTTGCTAaccacaatatatacatatagactGAAAAACCATGATTCTTCTtatcttactgttttttttatgatttcttgcttttttttttagacaaaccttataattttattttatgagTGATTAAAAAAATCGTTATCACCAATCATAGACTTATACAGGCACTCTTCAGCTATGAAGAGTTGGTTTTCAACGTTTGTGCTTGCTCAGtattaaaattatatacataaatacatataaaattctattaaaattgtgtttatatGCGTGTGTTAGGTCTGTGCATTTATTcaggatttatatttattattttattaattgatgTCATCGCTATCTGAGTCCTCTGGATCAGTGTGTACCGGTAACTGGTTTCAGCATCTGCACGGTGCTCTTGGACCTGGTCCAGCTCCACCACGAGGGAAGAGTGCTGGGCGTGTAGGCGGGACTTCCCTGGCCAATCGCGTTGCTTGGAGTCGCAGATTGACGTGACGGCACTGACCAATCCGCTCGCTGCTGTGTGCAGTACAATAAAGCTGGCGGCGCGGTCTCTGTGTaccaaagacagacagacagtggtcgctggagcgagagagggagagagaaactgTTCTTCTGACTGATCCGCTTCTCCGCTCTGTAGCGAGTTCAGGCTCCGCTCTGCCCGAACATGAAGGCCATCAGCCCGGTGCTGCCGCTGAGGAGGAGCCCGTCCCTCAGCCTGGAGCGCGAGCTGGGCGTGTGGAGGAGTAAAGGCGGCGGCGGCGCGGAGGAGCCGCTCGGTCTGCTGTGTAACATGAACGACTGCTACAGCCGCCTGAAGGAGCTGGTGCCCAGCCTGCCGCAGAACCGGAGCGTCAGCAAGATGGAGATCCTGCAGCATGTCATCGACTACATCCTGGACCTGCAGATCGCCCTGGACTCCAGCTCCGCCtccccgcagcagcagcagagcgcgGCTCCAGAGACAGCGGTGATCTCTCTACGGACTGTCAACCACACCAGCTACtctcaggtaaacacacacagctcactaacaccacacacacacacaccagagataCCTGCTGAACCACCTGCTCTACAGTAACTACTGAACAGCTCAGAGTGGGAACCCCCAGTGATAAAGCTCAGCACAGTGTACAGTGTTGAAGGTTAGCAGATTCCCCAGTGTCTCATCAATTCGTACAGTATTTGAGAACTGAATTGAGTCTAGGAGTATGTAATCAAATGCTGCTGTTTTAAATTGGTTTATATAGTGTTTGAtagattattgtaatgctgaATCAGTGTTGAATCCACTTTTATAGTATTACATTGATTTATTGAGTACAGAGTTTAATTGTTTCTTACAGTACCTATAATTAAGAACACATTCTCTCATGAATTGATTCCTACCGTACGGAAGTTATTATTACAGGTACTGCTTCTTACAGTACTGAATTCTTTCTTACAGTAATTGATTCGTATTATACTGAATCACCcctatcactattgcactattgtcttgtgccgtttgtctcacgtatgtctgtATCTGTCCTTGTTGTTTCGCACAaatagtgtctctcattcttttatatttataaacttattatctgtacttgctgtaacctTTAACGTAATTTTCTGAACGtcttgtacatatgcagtattggcaATACAGTAGGAATAGTATTGAATAGAATATTGCAGGTCATGTTTCTTACAGTACTGAATGAATTAATTCTTACAGTAATTGATTTTTATTGTACTGAATAGATTCTTACAGTACTGAATTCCTTCCTGCAGTAATTGATTTTTATTGAACTGAATTGATTCTTACAGTACCTATAGTACTGAATAAATTCTTACAGGTACTGCATTTTACAGTAGTGAATTGATTCTTACAGTACCTATAGTACTGAATAAATTCTTACAGGTACTGCATTTTACAGTAGTGAATTGATTCTTACAGTAGCTATAGTACTGAATATATTCTTACAGTTACTGCTCCTTACAGTGCTGATTTGTTTTGTACAGTAACTGTAGTGCTGAAAACAGGTACTGCTTCATACAGTACTGAATGGATTCTTACAGTATTTGCTTGAGTTGTATAGTGCTAATCTGATTCTTACAGTATATGTGTCTTAcagtttttaatttattgttatagtgctaaacatattttaaattaactCAATATGactgtattaaattatattaaattatttaatatacttttcCTGATGAATgggctgtgtgtgttgtgttgaaaaaagaaaacatgctaAAGAGAACTCATAGGGTCTACCAAATGAGCGCTTAAAAAATCTCTTATATTTCCACCTCTGTAAAATGTTCCTGCAGTATTGGCTTATAATAGTCTATTATACTTTAGTGGCTTGTAGTAAAATAGTACTATAGTTTTATCTAGTGCTCTATTtattttctctctatatatattataacattgCAATCTTAGAAATGTCTGTAGTGTTTCTATTGTCTAAGGTAAAGAAACCCAACAACAAATTATTAAACTTTTCAAATTTGTTTTTACAGTCCAGTAGCTGTCTGACAGAAATGACCTCAAATGACCATGTGACAATTCCTCGCTGAAGCTAAACTGGTAAGATGCACTGTTCAGATCCTCACACAGTTTACTACAGTTTACTTCAGAACTTCTAcattaactaataaaataaactatagCTAAGCTACAGCTCTGCAGTGAAACAGTGTTGAGAAGCTGTTGAGCTGTTGATGTGAGAAAGAGGCACAGGGCAGCTGGGACTGTGTTATCAGTTGTCTTTGGTGCCCAGTGTTTGCTGTTGGGTTGAAAGTctggtggggaaaaaaaactcaAGCACGGCGGCTTCCTGTCTGGCGCCAGTTTGTCCGGATCCCTGTCCCTCTGCTCCTTCTGCTTTAACTAaacatgcctctctctctccctctccctctctctctctctgtgcaggtGTTTCGGTCACGGAGCAAAAACAGgacctttttttgttattcctCTGTGTCCGTTGCCTGGACTTCGTCTTAAATGACATGGATTTCCCTCAAACGGAGATGAAAAAAGTTctgtgtgatttttatatttatctacAGGCTGTACAGTTCCTTCTTCCAAAGGAAGATTTCTTAACAGGACAGACTGAGACGAGGCAAagcaaaatgaagaaaaagaatacattttaatgcctttttttcctttttggttAAACTTGTACAGTGTGTGATTACACTACAGCCCAGGTGTGGTGAGAGCACTTATACTGGTGCAGCCCTTCAAGCAGGGACACAGTGAGCTGCCCAGAGTGATGGCCTTCAGGGAGTGCAACTTCTGGAGTCCCTCAGTCCCAGCACATTCTAGTGTTTTCAGTGCTCCAACGCACCCAGTTAACCCTGACGAAAGGTTTATCTAGGAGCTGGTGGGTTGAGtcaggtgtgttaaagcagggaaagcTCTCAAACGCAGGATGTCTGCAGCACCAGGCCTGAGAAATCTGAACTGAATGGAGTGCACGGATGAACAGCTTTAAAGCAGTTCATCTTGCGCTGCGAGTGCTGtaaagtgaattttttttttctgctggaatgtgacctttgtaatgctataaaataattttataaaagtaatgtaaaattgcacttttttatatgaaataaatgATATGAAGGCTACAAAACCCACCTTGTCTTTATGCTACCATTGGCCATTAAAGCAGCATATGGAgacttgtatatatttttttgtttatattgcttgctcCCTTTACAGGTGGGAAGTGTAGCTCCATGCTTTGAAACCCTCTTAAATGacatacatttctggacaagttGAGAGATGCAGAACCTTTGGGATTACTTTGGGTTATGCAGTGCGTAACAGTTCTTGCAAGCATTGTTCTTCTGCTTTACCTACattacatagcacattttctgaAGTGGCAATGGCAGACATGCATATTTACCTATTATTGGTCAATGGAGGATCACTGTtattttaaaggtaaaattatatattttgaaaTGTAAGCTATGttgaaaaaaaccctgaaaacaaAGTAACTTTAATTGTACTTTGTACTTTAATTCTATATTGGCCTGCagcttggaaaaaaaaatcacacaaaacaCTGTAGGACAACAGTGTGGCGATTTCCTTACTTGAATGCACTCACTAAAGCTGCCCAATAACTTTTACAGCAGTGATGGCGCTGTATCTCTCcacttgtccagaaatgcatgtgtaaagcatgtccttaaaGGGTAAAAGGGTAAGAGAaacccaggagcaagaaatacaaACATTCACATAATACTTTAGGCATTGCTGCAGTTTGTGATATTTATGGGCTCTTTATACCTCATGTTCTAATATTACTTAACCTTTGCACTGACTTTGCACAACTTTAGACTGATGGTTTTCTGTAACTCTGACATTTTACATAAGAGCATATGCTACCTTCCTCTACTGTGCACACAGTAtgcaattttattatttattgtatgtatACCTAAAAAACTCATTTGAAAAAATCAGTGTAATCTAGACTGCTAGTCTACAAAAAATGTACAACTGTGCACATAAATTCTTAGGAGTCGATTGATTACATTTATGAAAGACTACTTTAGTAAGCTAATTTACTGTGGCACATTAGATCCAGCATGAGTGTGCATGAGCAGTGCTTAAGATAAAAGCAGATCACAGTAAAGCATAAAAGCTgttattatcttttatttttctccGTGTTGCAGACAGTTTTCACAAATCTCAGTTTCTTGTCTAAATCTGAAAGGGATCACAGCATCACAAGTACACAGAAGAGCTACGATAACAGCACAATGCATGCAAGCTAGTTGTTTCAGACATTTACTGCAGTCAGACACATGCATGTCACTGCTTTACATGCTCACTGCTACTAATCTACTGCAGGACTTCTTAAAACTACAGGTCAGGAATCAAGGTACAACTTGTGGTGTGACTGTGCATCACGGCTTGACAGGACACATACAATTACGCACCATCTATTTAGAACCTTAGTTGTAGGCCATAAAAGAGGAACCATTTTACTCCCTAACTTTATAACACGATTGTGTGTGGTCTGGGACAGAAACCATTAGCGGTTCTGCAGAGTTTATGAGATTAAAGTGGTAAAAAATATCTACAGTGACTTCTTTTAATCTttgaaaggttcttcacacttacATCTTTTTGTAAAACTCATTCATTATGGGACCTAACATGGTTCTTCTATGCCCTTACTTAAAGAATCCTTTGTAATACCTTTGTTGAGTGTTGGTCCTTAGTACCAGATGCTTAGTAATTTGAGTTCAGGGTGTACAAGGTTTAAGAAACACTGTTTTACACCTAAAGGGATGCAAACAACATGCAACAGACACGATTTAACATGGCATAACACTTCACAAGTGAGCTTATGGTTGTAGGATGATTTGGATATAATTATGGTTTGGACAAGGTGAAACCACGCTTTTTTCTTAAAGAGTCAGGTTCAAATAAATAGTGAGGTACGgttaaaaaaagttcaaatttATATCTTACTTTAACTTGATAATTGTTGAGATTTGCTGTTCTTTATAGGGTTCATTCCATTTAAGATGGAAAGCAGTAATACTGTTTGACTGTATttcataaaaaaggaaaattattaAATAAGCATTAGGACTTCACCTTCAGGTAATGTGACTCTAAAAAGCGAGCAACAAAGCAGGGGTATCCCTTATCACAAATGAAGATGTAGGCAGCATTGCTGGCAGTAAACTACAGTGTGCAAACAACCACTAACAATTAATTCAACACTGAAACACAAGGAACTCACTGATCCACTGGAATGACGTTTCACTGAGAGCATGCATCACTATACTTCACATCACAAAATCAAAACATCAACAACTCGAGACTAGCAGACTCTGTCAGGATCAGCTTCTCACAGGATGCTCTCACGCTCTTCCCCGAAAGAGACTGTGTCGGAGGTCACGGCACAGATCTCTGGCGGGTCACCGGGGTTCAGGCCTCTCTTCAGGTGCACCACACGGACGTTCTCgttgtgtgtggtggaggtggaggaggtgttAATACTGGAACCTGGAGTGACGATGACCTCGCTAccagtggtggtagtggtggtgttgGCACTATCTCCAGACTGGCGGGAGCGGTTAGCTTGCTGAGCGTTGGTGTTGTTGTTGAGGGTGGTGTTGCTGGGGGTGCGGTTGAGGTTGTAATTTTTGGAAGATGGCCAGCTTTCCTCAGGGCTGCTAGCCAAGAGGCTGCACTGATCCTCAGAGCAGATGGACATGCGTGCGATGGTCGGATCCTGAAGGCCACTAAGGCTGTTGGGCAGGCCTCTCTTGCGGGCAAGGCTCTCCTCGTCCAGCTCTATCAGGTTTGTCCTCTCGGACTGCGAGAGGTCAGCCTCCTCGTCTTGGAGGGAGTGGTTGGGTGAGCTTTCGTTGGAGCGGACGCCCGAGTCAGACGAGTCTTTTTTGTCCAGCATTCCATCTGAGAGGTACTCTTTTCCCTTGGCCAAAGAACGCTCTTCGCTTTCAGCGCGTTTGGGCTCTGGTTTCTTCCCATCCTTGAGCAGAGGGGCGTTATCAGACTCTTCAGACTCTTCGTCATCACTGGTGAGTTTCTGGTAGCGCAGACCACCGCCAGCGGCCTTCAGCTTCAAGTCAGCACTCTGGAAGAGTCCCACTTTCTCTCCAGAGGTCTTTCGCCCAAGTAGGGACTTGGAGGAGCCGTGGTCTAACTTCTCATCCTCCTCACTGATAGGGTCTAAAGTGGCAGCTTCGGCCGCTGCAAAATCAGTTGTATCCACTGCTGGCTTCCCACCACCACGCTTTGAGTAGGACTTGCGTCCATCTTGATCTCCTCCGTCCTTGTTCTTTTCATCAGAGTTAGAGTGCATAAACTGGCCTGGATGGGGCTGTACAGGCTTTTCCACTCCAGCGACTCCAGCCTCAAGCTGGGACATTGAGGAGATGTACTCTTGATAGGCATTACGGTACTCTGCCTGTTGTTTGTCAGTTAGCTTGCAGATGTCATTAGAGGACTCCTGAGAGTTCAGGCTGGACATACTTGGAGTACGATGGGTAGTGCTCTGCAGAGGACAAAAGAGATTGTGGAATATTGTTATCTGATTAAGCAGTGAAAAGAGGATATCTTCAAAAGCTACAAAAATACTCACCATCCAGGGAGGGTTGGCATGCCTGGGCTGTTCATCCAGTCCTACATTGGAGAGCTCTTCAAAGCTCAGGTTGAAGCTGTACATGGGGGAAGTTTCTGTATTGCCAGGTGCTCCGTGGCCAGAAGCTCCCCGATGTCTGACTGGCTCCCCATGGCCCACCATGCTGCTGCCCTGCTCACTGGGAGCCTCCTCATGCAAGACCTGGCTCTCGATATGACGCATCTCCATCACCTGCACACAAAAGGCCTTCATTAGAACCCTACCTCTCCTGCACCTGCAGCAGGCAACCTGTTCTTGGCACCAAAGCCTCTCGTTCTGGAAGCACAAACGGAAACCTCATCTGGCAGGAGCTGTATCAATTTACTCGTTCCAAAAGCAATTATCGTGATCAAATGGCATTACATAAACATTACATATTTGCAGGGAAACAGGATAAGTTGCAGATTTCACACTGCATCAAGATTCTGTCAAGATTCTACAAATTATAAACATTTGTTTCagcttttaaatttttttggcaaaaaacacCCAAGTCGTTCTCAAATGAACAATTCTTGAGCAAACAACTCGAAAAACATGCTTACAGTTCCTCTGAAGAGCTGCCAGTCTCCAAAGTTCATGCTCATTTCTTTCTTCAGCTCATCCAGGTTACACTGGGACAGAACTCTTCCATTCACATTGGCCTGTTAAAAAGATGTAAATGGAGATTTGAAGTGTAAAACTTCctcttttccttttaattctaAAAAGATCACACAGATTAAAGCAGACCACAATCACACAAAACCTTACCTTCTTGATGGTGGCAGTATACTGGGCAAGCATGGCCTGGTCCATACCATCGATTACTTTAAGGCGCTCACACACCATATCTGTGTTCATGGAGCTGAGCAGCACAGATGGGGCGCCTGACACCACAGAAGCGGTGCCCTAACACAGaccagacaacacacacacacacacacacccagagaaaacaatCAATCACTTCATGTTCATTACAATAACAAGCACATTTATTATAACACGAATATTGTGATCCTCGGACAGAAGTAACAGAAGCAAATGGGGTAAGAATTCAAATTCCATGCTGGTTGTTAGTAAAGAGTTAAAGCTATCTACAGGGTTGGAGAATACCTTCAGTTGAAAATTCAATGAAGAGAAAGGGTCAAAAGAAATAAAGCAGTGAAGAAAAAAGATATATGTCAAGTCAATGACTTTGAAGCAGCTACGCCAAAAATATATCACACGACACTAAAGTCATGTGAGTAATGCTGGGCCGTATGTCTACATTTGAACATTTGTATTATATACTGATTTTGTAATGGTGCCATACCATTATATACATTTTCGGTCCTAAAGGTTAAAAAGTGTTAACATTGCATACATGGTGGGGTGTTTTGAACTGGTATATCATTGATTAAGTGATTCAGgtgaaaatatacatataaacaaaTGCTAAATAAATACCTAGATTTCTTTCTGTCTGATTAATAATGTTAACAACACTGTGTAAATTTTTCTGAATCTATGACAAACTACACAAGGTTTGCAAGACATATTTTAGGGAAGCTTAAATTTTAGTTCATTAACTTTATTAATGCAAATTTAAATCTAATCTGATATTACAATACCAgtaaatatcaatataaaatCATCGTACTTAGTGTAAAGTGTAGCAAAAATGTAAGTACTAAAAGACTATACCTACTCAATTCTTTATAATCACTTTTAACATCCTGGAACCTATTTTTAAGACATAGGTTAAAAGGAAGGTTTCAACATCTAGCTAATTAAAGTCATATGCTGTAAATTAATCTCTGTCTGCTCTATACTATGTGAACCATATTCCTGGAGAGGAAACTGGAGCAGACCCTGGAACATACACTCCTGAAATACTCCATCTTTCCTGACAGAACACTCCAAAAGTTAGGCATTTGGGTTATGCAACATAATGGCGTACAATTTCAATGGCTTTATTTT
This genomic interval from Astyanax mexicanus isolate ESR-SI-001 chromosome 1, AstMex3_surface, whole genome shotgun sequence contains the following:
- the id2b gene encoding DNA-binding protein inhibitor ID-2b; amino-acid sequence: MKAISPVLPLRRSPSLSLERELGVWRSKGGGGAEEPLGLLCNMNDCYSRLKELVPSLPQNRSVSKMEILQHVIDYILDLQIALDSSSASPQQQQSAAPETAVISLRTVNHTSYSQSSSCLTEMTSNDHVTIPR